One part of the Mailhella massiliensis genome encodes these proteins:
- a CDS encoding CYTH domain-containing protein, translating to MKQQEIERKFLVTGDGWRGLGDGVLYRQGYIARTQDRTVRVRVAGEKGYLTIKYRGEGIARSEFEYDIPLEEAQALLDGLAPGEIIEKLRHTFEYEGSVWEVDEFLGANRGLIVAEIELDAEDQAFSRPPWLGEEVSKVSRYLNVELSRLPYTAWNQEEKEGKNS from the coding sequence ATGAAGCAGCAGGAAATAGAGCGTAAGTTTCTGGTCACGGGAGACGGATGGCGCGGCCTCGGCGACGGCGTGCTGTACCGGCAGGGCTACATCGCCCGCACGCAGGACAGAACGGTACGCGTGCGGGTGGCCGGGGAGAAGGGGTATCTTACCATAAAATACCGCGGCGAGGGCATTGCCCGCAGCGAATTTGAATATGATATCCCTCTGGAGGAGGCGCAGGCGCTTCTCGACGGGCTTGCTCCCGGGGAAATCATTGAAAAGCTGCGCCACACCTTCGAGTATGAGGGCAGCGTGTGGGAAGTGGATGAGTTTCTGGGGGCGAACAGGGGACTCATCGTGGCGGAAATCGAGCTGGATGCCGAAGATCAGGCGTTTTCCCGACCTCCGTGGCTGGGGGAGGAAGTGAGCAAGGTTTCCCGTTATCTCAATGTGGAACTTTCCCGTCTGCCCTATACGGCCTGGAACCAGGAGGAGAAGGAAGGAAAAAATAGCTGA
- a CDS encoding 30S ribosomal protein S1 produces MATAENMENQIDSEMSFASALEDYLNPDMGDLEEGSIVKGEVVRVDDDTVLVDVNFKSEGQIPAEEFRDAQGNITVKVGDRVDVYVARKNEMDGTITLSFDKAKRMQLFDQLEEVLEKNGVITGTITRRIKGGYTVDLGGVEAFLPGSHVDLRPVPDMDALVNQQYEFRVLKINRRRSNVIVSRRVLLEEERDTKRSALLQTLAEGQIVKGKAKNITEYGVFVDLGGLDGLLHITDMSWKRIRHPREMVSLGQELELKVLSFDKENQKVSLGLKQLVPDPWQDITARFPEGSHHTGKVTNLVDYGVFVELEPGVEGLVHISEMSWTRKLRHPSQMVHQGDEVEVVILGVDSEKKRISLGMKQVKPNPWELVGERFPEGTVIEGVIKNITEFGMFIGIEDGIDGLIHVSDISWTKKLRHPGELYKVGDVVQAKVLTVDQENEKFTLGMKQLTEDPWSSVPARYPVGNIITGTVTNVTDFGLFVEVEEGIEGLIHVTELGKKVKSPSELYKEGDTVQAKIIHVSADERRLGLSIKQIKDDEERRKPKDYHSGDNSISQTLGDLLKQKFND; encoded by the coding sequence ATGGCAACTGCCGAAAACATGGAAAACCAGATCGATTCCGAAATGAGCTTCGCGAGCGCGCTCGAAGACTATCTCAACCCCGACATGGGCGACCTTGAAGAAGGTTCCATCGTCAAGGGTGAAGTCGTGCGCGTGGACGACGACACTGTGCTTGTGGACGTGAACTTCAAGTCCGAAGGCCAGATCCCCGCTGAAGAATTTCGGGACGCTCAGGGCAATATAACGGTCAAGGTCGGCGATCGCGTCGATGTGTACGTTGCCCGCAAGAACGAAATGGACGGTACCATCACCCTTTCGTTCGACAAGGCCAAGCGTATGCAGCTGTTTGATCAGCTTGAAGAAGTTCTGGAAAAGAACGGCGTCATCACCGGCACCATCACCCGCCGCATCAAGGGCGGCTACACCGTCGATCTCGGCGGCGTGGAAGCCTTCCTGCCCGGTTCTCATGTCGACCTCCGTCCTGTTCCGGACATGGACGCCCTCGTCAATCAGCAGTACGAATTCCGCGTTCTCAAGATCAACCGCCGCCGCAGCAACGTCATCGTTTCCCGCCGCGTGCTGCTTGAAGAAGAACGCGACACCAAGCGCAGCGCTCTGCTCCAGACCCTGGCCGAAGGCCAGATCGTCAAGGGCAAGGCCAAGAACATCACCGAATACGGCGTGTTCGTCGACCTCGGCGGTCTCGACGGTCTGCTGCACATCACCGACATGTCCTGGAAGCGCATCCGCCATCCTCGCGAAATGGTCTCCCTGGGCCAGGAACTGGAACTCAAGGTTCTTTCCTTCGACAAGGAAAACCAGAAGGTTTCTCTCGGCCTGAAGCAGCTCGTGCCCGATCCCTGGCAGGACATCACCGCCCGCTTCCCCGAAGGCTCCCATCACACCGGCAAGGTGACCAACCTTGTGGACTACGGCGTGTTCGTGGAACTCGAACCCGGCGTGGAAGGCCTTGTGCACATTTCCGAAATGTCCTGGACCCGCAAGCTGCGTCATCCTTCCCAGATGGTGCATCAGGGTGATGAGGTCGAGGTGGTCATCCTCGGCGTGGACAGCGAAAAGAAGCGCATCTCCCTCGGTATGAAGCAGGTCAAGCCCAATCCCTGGGAACTCGTGGGCGAACGCTTCCCCGAAGGCACCGTCATTGAAGGCGTCATCAAGAACATCACCGAATTCGGCATGTTCATCGGTATTGAAGACGGCATCGACGGCCTCATCCATGTGTCCGACATCTCTTGGACCAAGAAGCTGCGTCATCCCGGCGAACTCTACAAGGTCGGCGACGTGGTGCAGGCCAAGGTGCTCACCGTGGATCAGGAGAACGAAAAGTTCACCCTCGGCATGAAGCAGCTCACCGAAGATCCTTGGAGCAGCGTGCCCGCCCGCTATCCCGTGGGCAACATCATCACCGGCACCGTGACCAACGTGACCGACTTCGGCCTGTTCGTGGAAGTGGAAGAAGGCATCGAAGGCCTCATCCATGTGACCGAACTCGGCAAGAAGGTGAAGTCTCCTTCCGAACTCTACAAGGAAGGCGACACCGTGCAGGCCAAGATCATCCATGTGTCCGCCGACGAACGCCGCCTCGGTCTCTCCATCAAGCAGATCAAGGACGACGAAGAACGTCGCAAGCCCAAGGATTATCATTCCGGCGACAACAGCATCAGCCAGACGCTGGGCGACCTTCTCAAGCAGAAGTTCAACGACTAG
- a CDS encoding RluA family pseudouridine synthase: MEHSKNTGTLLVSRAEAGQKLLNFLQRRINAPSSDFHRWIRTGQVRVNGGRAKAFDRLNEGDAVRVPPFAEPLPAGSAKSDMPHAPEAPRGGRLDIVFENEDVIVIAKPAGLPVQGGTGHSDSIASRLAGERARADFVPAPVHRLDKDTSGLLVAGKTYAAVRLLTDALAGRGGKAPRKEYLAWTEGAWPYGETRELSDYLAKDEKAKHMRAASRGEAEAREARCVVTPLEKRRIHGREHTLVLVRLLTGRTHQIRVQLALRGHPIAGDPWYGESSREGLKLHAFRLELPLPGGSSRSFELLPPWKGEWKVSLLKNR, translated from the coding sequence ATGGAACACAGTAAAAATACAGGGACTCTCCTCGTCAGCAGGGCGGAAGCGGGGCAGAAGCTGCTCAACTTTCTTCAGCGCCGCATAAACGCCCCCTCAAGCGACTTCCACCGCTGGATACGCACCGGTCAGGTGCGCGTCAACGGAGGCCGGGCCAAGGCCTTCGACCGCCTGAACGAAGGCGATGCCGTGCGCGTGCCTCCCTTTGCGGAGCCTCTTCCCGCTGGAAGCGCGAAATCGGACATGCCCCACGCTCCTGAAGCGCCCCGGGGTGGGCGACTCGACATCGTGTTCGAAAACGAAGACGTGATCGTCATCGCCAAGCCAGCGGGGCTTCCCGTGCAGGGCGGCACCGGGCACAGCGACAGCATCGCCTCGCGCCTTGCCGGAGAACGCGCCCGCGCCGATTTCGTGCCCGCCCCCGTACACCGGCTGGACAAGGACACGTCGGGCCTGCTCGTGGCGGGCAAGACCTATGCCGCCGTGCGTCTTCTCACCGATGCCCTCGCCGGGCGCGGAGGAAAAGCGCCGCGCAAGGAATACCTGGCATGGACGGAGGGCGCATGGCCCTATGGCGAAACGCGGGAACTCTCCGACTATCTGGCAAAGGATGAAAAGGCAAAACATATGCGCGCCGCCTCCCGGGGCGAGGCGGAGGCCAGAGAGGCCCGCTGCGTGGTCACCCCTCTTGAAAAAAGGCGCATACACGGCCGTGAGCATACCCTTGTGCTGGTGCGCCTTCTTACGGGCAGGACCCATCAGATACGGGTACAGCTCGCCCTGCGCGGCCACCCCATCGCCGGGGACCCCTGGTATGGAGAATCCTCCCGCGAAGGACTGAAGCTGCATGCCTTCCGGCTGGAACTGCCTCTGCCCGGAGGAAGCAGCCGCAGCTTTGAACTCCTGCCCCCGTGGAAGGGGGAATGGAAGGTCTCCCTCCTGAAAAACAGGTAA
- the pbpC gene encoding penicillin-binding protein 1C — MRILRIFSAAVLLSAAFFWLWLALSPKPPLLEGVEFSPLVLDGGGELMRMGLTSDEKYRLRVRLHEVSPEAVQAALFYEDRYFYRHFGVNPFSLLRSALSMLAGSRRMGGSTITMQVARLRLGLSTQSVGGKLVQMARALQYEYHYDKSRILEAYFNLAPYGGNVEGIGAAARVYFHVRPGDLTRAQALALTAVPQNPVRRNPLGGPDFDAARRRMHDLVMKAGGTDAERPVRFSLSGGEAPLRVYAPSALPFAAPHLSGELLSLSREGAPVRTFVDRNAQAVLERALTGFAARGRRYGLDNASALLIHWPTMEVRALAGSADFFRADISGQVDGTRARRSPGSTLKPFIYAMALDQGLIHPQTLLADSPRSFGGYDPENFDRVFRGPLPAQEALRASRNIPAITLASELRPGLYGFLRRAGVELPFDEEHYGLSLVLGGAEVTMRELGGLYAMLANKGVWRQIRLFAGQELKSAVPLLSPEAAVVALRMLEDGVHFVRTGSGPVPLRFKTGTSNGFRDAWTAGVVGPYVLVVWAGNFDNTQNPLLVGGEVAAPLFTDIAQALASLDASMTDLIPRLQEGLNITREKVCAATGDLDTSLCGEVTETWYIPGRSPTRSSGVFRIILIDRETGLRVCEAVPGRTEEKVWEFWPSDLRAQFLRAGVVKPPPPPFGPGCGQEAVPGMPPRILSPKEGVVYQRSLSSPERSDIALIADADADAGALFWFVKDRFLGRSTPGKPLFWRPQDGVHELRVVDDRGRASGRKLMVKTLP; from the coding sequence TTGCGCATACTGCGGATTTTTTCTGCGGCGGTTCTTCTTTCTGCGGCGTTTTTCTGGCTCTGGCTTGCCCTGAGTCCGAAGCCGCCGCTTCTGGAAGGCGTGGAGTTTTCTCCTCTGGTGCTGGACGGCGGGGGCGAACTTATGCGCATGGGCCTTACCTCCGATGAAAAGTACCGTCTGCGCGTGCGTCTGCATGAGGTCTCGCCCGAGGCCGTGCAGGCGGCGCTTTTTTATGAAGACCGGTATTTTTACCGTCATTTCGGGGTGAACCCTTTTTCCCTGCTGCGTTCGGCCCTTTCCATGCTGGCGGGTTCCCGCCGTATGGGCGGCTCCACCATCACCATGCAGGTGGCCCGCCTCCGCCTCGGGCTGTCCACGCAGAGCGTGGGCGGCAAACTGGTGCAGATGGCCCGCGCCCTGCAGTACGAATACCATTACGACAAGAGCAGGATTCTTGAGGCATACTTCAACCTTGCGCCCTACGGCGGCAATGTGGAAGGCATAGGCGCGGCCGCGCGGGTGTATTTTCATGTGCGGCCCGGCGATCTTACCCGCGCGCAGGCCCTGGCCCTGACCGCCGTGCCGCAGAATCCCGTGCGGCGCAACCCGCTGGGCGGGCCGGATTTCGATGCGGCCCGCCGGAGAATGCATGACCTGGTCATGAAGGCGGGCGGTACTGACGCGGAAAGGCCCGTGCGTTTTTCCCTGTCGGGAGGTGAGGCTCCTCTTCGTGTGTACGCCCCTTCGGCGCTGCCTTTTGCCGCGCCGCATCTTTCCGGCGAACTGTTGTCCCTGTCCCGGGAAGGCGCGCCGGTACGCACTTTTGTGGACAGAAACGCGCAGGCGGTTCTGGAACGGGCGCTGACGGGATTTGCCGCACGGGGCAGGCGCTACGGACTCGACAATGCTTCCGCGCTGCTCATTCACTGGCCGACCATGGAAGTGCGGGCTCTGGCTGGTTCGGCGGATTTCTTCCGCGCCGACATTTCCGGTCAGGTGGACGGCACGCGGGCGAGGCGTTCGCCCGGCTCCACGCTCAAACCCTTCATCTACGCCATGGCGCTGGATCAGGGGCTCATTCATCCGCAGACGCTGCTTGCCGATTCCCCGCGCAGCTTCGGCGGCTACGATCCTGAGAATTTCGACCGCGTTTTCCGCGGTCCGCTGCCCGCGCAGGAGGCGCTGCGCGCAAGCCGCAACATTCCCGCCATTACGCTGGCCTCGGAGCTGCGGCCCGGCCTGTACGGGTTTTTGCGCCGCGCGGGGGTGGAACTGCCCTTTGATGAAGAACATTACGGGCTGAGTCTGGTGCTCGGCGGGGCGGAAGTGACCATGCGCGAACTCGGCGGGCTGTACGCCATGCTGGCCAACAAGGGCGTATGGCGGCAGATACGGCTTTTTGCCGGGCAGGAGCTGAAGAGCGCCGTGCCGCTGCTTTCCCCGGAGGCGGCCGTCGTGGCGCTGCGTATGCTGGAAGACGGCGTGCACTTCGTGCGTACCGGCTCCGGCCCTGTGCCGCTGCGCTTCAAGACCGGAACGTCCAACGGCTTCCGCGACGCATGGACCGCGGGTGTGGTGGGGCCTTATGTGCTGGTGGTCTGGGCGGGGAATTTCGACAATACGCAGAATCCTCTGCTGGTGGGCGGAGAGGTGGCCGCCCCTCTGTTCACCGATATCGCTCAGGCGCTCGCCTCCCTCGACGCTTCCATGACCGATCTCATCCCTCGCCTGCAGGAAGGGCTGAACATCACGCGGGAGAAGGTATGCGCGGCCACGGGAGACCTTGATACCTCTCTGTGCGGGGAGGTGACGGAAACATGGTATATCCCCGGCAGGTCGCCTACGCGGTCCTCGGGAGTATTCCGCATCATTCTCATCGACAGGGAAACGGGACTTCGCGTCTGCGAGGCCGTGCCCGGCCGTACCGAGGAAAAGGTGTGGGAGTTCTGGCCTTCGGATCTGCGGGCGCAGTTTCTGCGCGCGGGAGTGGTGAAGCCTCCGCCGCCGCCCTTCGGCCCGGGCTGCGGGCAGGAAGCCGTGCCGGGCATGCCGCCGCGTATTCTTTCCCCCAAGGAAGGCGTGGTCTATCAGCGCAGCCTCTCTTCCCCGGAGAGAAGCGACATCGCCCTCATTGCCGATGCCGACGCCGATGCGGGCGCTCTGTTCTGGTTTGTGAAGGATCGCTTTCTCGGCCGTTCCACGCCCGGAAAGCCGCTGTTCTGGCGTCCGCAGGACGGCGTGCATGAGCTGCGTGTCGTGGACGACAGAGGGCGGGCCTCCGGCAGGAAACTGATGGTGAAAACCCTGCCCTGA
- a CDS encoding alpha-2-macroglobulin family protein, with product MPYRMVFLPFLLWCCMAGSAFGASQDALAHVRAVFSAPMEGDEVLRLYLEPDEALCRKAYGEEWASRCAVSAGREGAPVSGVRLSPDMPGDWRWDGDSSLVFLPKKPWPEKTAFTISFAESFLPARAKLSAKRLSFSTPPLATLKMEGEVWIDPDLNGERAVSFDIAFTTPPDRSMVERDAVLAVSDRSLRLGTPEFVWNGGTNCLVRARILALAEGPGTVTLSLPGVAAEVRGKGTGWTVPKGRETAVQQVTVPGRSTLFAVRRATLEAAQDENLAGEYRLTLETSLLVRPDAVARALKAVQLPRSLEKEARSPTVWTAAPVIDNETLSRARPVRVEPLQSSDTAVGRMSFRVTAEPGSYVLFDLPGGFGPSEEFTLAGPWREVFHAAPFRPELDFLQPGNVLALGGERKLDIHSSGLTAIRWRAQRVLDPYLGLLASLPSPFAGGSLPLDTMADSREGTLTLSRTEPGVPQFSVLDVTPLLEGGHGLMRLELTGMNGKETVARAERFLLVTDIGMIVKKSADGGRDVFVCSLSRGEPVAGAVVRILGANGEPVAEAVSDARGRASLPSVSGLMREKRPVAVTALLRSGRGEDMAWLSLDDYGRQVDVSRFPTQGQTSRADGINAYVFSQRGIFRPGETLRFGILLRRGDWKALPSDMPFTAELLDPAERTLLERRFSVGPDGLAELSWNVPESAPSGRYRLNVRTPDGQGMDVVLGSAAVRVEEFQPDTMELSLALSPAPGTGWLEASTANVEAALKNLYGLAAADRRLRGRLSVWPAPLSFPGYEDFTFHDAMPYQGSPLTLELGEFRTDAEGRVVLPLPLEKLRGGTLHCSVLVEGFEAGDGRSVTEELDFLLSPLRAVLGFRPTGTGGNLDFIPRGSEAALEFVALGPDLARVDPGELSFEISERRYVTSLVTDREGRFRYEETPVDRVLFAEKRRVDADGRLSFALPAEKSGEYLLAVRDREGRVMAQVPFTVAGNDDLRLAGREKLPSGTLRMRLEKTALASGEKARFFLSSPYEGTGLVTFERDGVEAWRWFRAPAGDSVQEIEVPQGFEGRAYVHVALVRALSSKDVFMQPYVYAVSPVSVNVARRDMGLKVTVPSEPARPGGVIAASVFSRHAGRALVFAVDEGVLSLTSFPTPDPLRYLLNDRALEVETMQMFDLLMPEHGSFRIPAFGGDRGMAGGRFHNPFKRRNEPPMSWWLGLVDVKEGENPVEIPVPGYYNGTVRVMAVASSAHEAGSASARATVRSPVTVTPQLPVLASPGDVFEAAVAVANHTGKDLDAVLSLECDAALRIIEGPPSSLMLAPGSEVTLPFRVEAQDRPGGAAVRFTVKSGESVLAMREVSLSVRPASPLRESLKTGTVAASAELSTGRSLYPYEAKGSASVSALPLPALRGLVRYLEAYPYGCVEQRISRAFPFLLLMDRPGLVADASRPEEETRRLVRERLDDAVQAVQSALQWRGVSPWPGGEPDVLVTAYAADFLLTMHEKGAALPGGLLSSVVDALEKVLDRVPASLEEGRAQAYGLWVLTREGHITTQALTRLVDQLEERFPAWKEDVTSSLVAACCSVMRMKDDAAAFIGLYRRPGAGFRGGTLDALAVQALRVSMVARYFPDLLEDTRSALADELVDATGGGRYVSLSAALAVRALLDLEEAVPVPSGVSLRCTAMQPGFEEGSFLPQELYGMLTLSAPGCASYALAVPEGGQPLYFEVSDQGFDRKVPEGTLSEGMEVTRTYLDAEGNPVTSVHQGDVITVSVTARVYGGVLNDVAIVDLLPGGFEMELAAPVHTGDAADARADRREDRMIFFASLGTEPSTFTYAVRAVNRGVYALPAVQAEAMYDRSVRAHAAGGTIVVE from the coding sequence ATGCCTTACCGTATGGTATTCCTGCCTTTTTTACTGTGGTGCTGCATGGCCGGTTCCGCCTTCGGCGCGTCGCAGGACGCTTTGGCGCATGTGCGCGCCGTGTTCTCTGCGCCGATGGAGGGAGACGAGGTGCTCAGGCTTTACCTTGAACCGGACGAAGCGTTGTGCAGAAAAGCCTACGGCGAGGAGTGGGCGAGCCGCTGCGCGGTGAGTGCGGGCAGGGAGGGCGCGCCGGTATCCGGTGTCCGTCTTTCTCCCGATATGCCCGGTGACTGGCGCTGGGACGGAGACAGCAGTCTTGTCTTTTTGCCGAAGAAGCCTTGGCCGGAAAAAACGGCCTTCACCATTTCTTTTGCCGAATCCTTTCTGCCGGCCCGTGCGAAGCTGAGTGCAAAACGGCTTTCCTTTTCCACGCCGCCTCTTGCGACCCTGAAAATGGAGGGAGAGGTATGGATCGACCCCGATCTCAACGGAGAGAGGGCCGTATCCTTCGACATCGCCTTCACCACGCCGCCGGACAGAAGCATGGTGGAACGCGACGCCGTACTGGCCGTTTCCGACAGGTCTCTTCGCTTAGGCACGCCGGAATTCGTCTGGAACGGGGGAACGAACTGCCTTGTGAGGGCGCGCATACTTGCTCTGGCCGAAGGCCCCGGTACGGTGACGCTTTCTCTGCCGGGCGTTGCTGCGGAGGTACGCGGCAAGGGCACGGGCTGGACGGTGCCGAAAGGGCGTGAAACTGCCGTGCAGCAGGTGACGGTGCCGGGCAGAAGCACGCTTTTTGCCGTGCGCCGCGCCACGCTTGAGGCAGCGCAGGATGAAAATCTCGCAGGAGAATATCGCCTTACGCTGGAAACCAGCCTTCTGGTGCGGCCCGACGCCGTGGCCCGTGCACTGAAGGCCGTGCAGCTTCCCCGCAGTCTGGAGAAGGAAGCCCGTTCGCCCACGGTATGGACGGCGGCTCCTGTCATAGACAATGAAACGCTCAGCCGCGCAAGGCCCGTGAGGGTGGAACCGCTGCAAAGCTCCGACACCGCCGTGGGCAGAATGAGCTTCCGTGTGACGGCGGAGCCGGGCAGCTATGTGCTCTTCGACCTGCCCGGAGGCTTCGGGCCTTCGGAGGAGTTCACCCTTGCCGGGCCGTGGCGCGAGGTGTTCCATGCGGCGCCTTTCCGGCCGGAACTGGACTTTCTTCAGCCCGGCAACGTGCTTGCCCTTGGAGGAGAACGCAAGCTGGACATCCATTCCAGCGGACTCACAGCCATACGCTGGCGGGCGCAGCGCGTGCTCGACCCGTACCTCGGGCTGCTGGCCTCCCTGCCGTCGCCCTTTGCGGGGGGCAGTCTTCCCCTCGACACCATGGCCGACAGCCGGGAAGGCACGCTCACCCTCAGTCGAACGGAACCCGGCGTTCCGCAGTTTTCCGTGCTGGACGTGACGCCTCTTCTCGAAGGCGGGCATGGACTCATGCGCCTTGAACTGACGGGCATGAACGGCAAGGAGACAGTGGCCCGGGCGGAGCGTTTCCTTCTGGTGACGGATATCGGCATGATCGTCAAAAAGAGCGCGGACGGGGGGCGCGATGTCTTTGTGTGCTCCCTTTCCCGGGGCGAACCCGTGGCCGGAGCCGTGGTGCGTATTCTCGGCGCCAATGGCGAGCCCGTGGCCGAAGCCGTGAGCGATGCGCGCGGCAGGGCTTCCCTTCCTTCCGTCTCCGGTCTTATGCGGGAAAAAAGGCCCGTTGCCGTGACCGCTCTTCTGCGAAGCGGCAGAGGTGAGGACATGGCCTGGCTTTCCCTCGACGATTACGGCCGTCAGGTGGACGTTTCCCGCTTTCCCACTCAGGGACAGACCAGCCGTGCCGACGGCATCAACGCCTATGTCTTCAGCCAGCGGGGCATATTCCGTCCCGGAGAAACGCTGCGTTTCGGCATACTTCTGCGCCGGGGCGACTGGAAGGCGCTTCCTTCCGACATGCCCTTTACGGCGGAGCTTCTCGACCCGGCGGAACGTACGCTGCTGGAGCGTCGTTTCTCCGTGGGACCCGACGGGCTGGCGGAACTGAGCTGGAATGTGCCGGAGAGCGCGCCTTCCGGCCGGTACCGCCTCAATGTGCGCACGCCGGACGGCCAGGGCATGGATGTGGTGCTCGGCTCCGCCGCCGTGCGTGTGGAGGAGTTCCAGCCCGACACCATGGAACTTTCCCTTGCCCTTTCTCCCGCGCCCGGCACGGGCTGGCTGGAAGCTTCCACGGCGAATGTGGAGGCCGCTTTAAAAAATCTCTACGGTCTGGCTGCGGCGGATCGCCGTCTGCGCGGACGTCTTTCGGTCTGGCCCGCGCCGCTCTCCTTCCCCGGGTATGAGGATTTCACCTTCCACGATGCCATGCCCTATCAGGGGTCGCCGCTCACGCTGGAACTCGGAGAATTCCGTACCGATGCGGAAGGGCGCGTCGTTCTGCCTCTTCCGCTGGAGAAGCTGCGCGGCGGTACGCTGCACTGCAGCGTTCTGGTGGAAGGGTTTGAGGCAGGCGACGGACGCAGCGTGACGGAAGAGCTGGATTTTCTGCTTTCTCCCCTGCGTGCGGTACTGGGCTTCAGACCCACGGGTACGGGCGGCAACCTCGACTTCATCCCCAGAGGGAGCGAAGCCGCGCTGGAATTCGTGGCCCTCGGGCCCGACCTTGCGCGGGTCGACCCCGGGGAACTGTCCTTTGAGATATCGGAAAGGCGCTATGTGACCAGCCTCGTCACCGACAGGGAGGGGCGCTTCCGCTATGAGGAAACGCCGGTGGACCGCGTGCTTTTTGCAGAGAAGAGAAGAGTGGACGCGGACGGCCGTCTTTCCTTCGCCCTGCCTGCGGAAAAAAGCGGCGAATACCTGCTTGCCGTGAGGGACAGGGAGGGCCGTGTCATGGCGCAGGTGCCCTTCACCGTGGCCGGCAACGACGATCTGCGCCTGGCGGGCAGGGAAAAGCTGCCTTCGGGCACGCTGCGTATGCGTCTGGAAAAAACGGCGCTTGCCTCCGGTGAAAAGGCGCGCTTTTTCCTCTCCTCCCCGTATGAGGGCACGGGCCTCGTCACCTTTGAGCGCGACGGCGTGGAGGCCTGGCGCTGGTTCCGCGCTCCGGCCGGGGACAGCGTACAGGAAATAGAGGTGCCGCAGGGCTTTGAGGGCCGCGCGTATGTGCATGTCGCGCTGGTACGCGCCCTTTCCTCGAAGGATGTGTTCATGCAGCCCTATGTGTATGCCGTCTCGCCCGTTTCCGTAAACGTGGCGCGCCGCGACATGGGGCTGAAGGTGACGGTTCCTTCCGAACCTGCGCGTCCGGGCGGCGTCATTGCCGCGAGCGTGTTCTCCCGTCATGCGGGCAGGGCTCTGGTGTTCGCCGTGGATGAGGGCGTGCTCAGCCTCACTTCCTTCCCCACGCCCGATCCTCTGCGCTATCTGCTGAACGACAGGGCGCTGGAAGTGGAAACCATGCAGATGTTCGACCTGCTCATGCCCGAACACGGTTCCTTCCGTATCCCCGCCTTCGGCGGTGACAGAGGCATGGCCGGGGGGCGCTTCCATAATCCCTTCAAGCGCAGGAACGAGCCTCCCATGAGCTGGTGGCTCGGCCTTGTGGACGTGAAGGAGGGAGAAAATCCCGTGGAAATCCCCGTTCCGGGCTACTACAACGGCACGGTGCGCGTCATGGCGGTGGCCTCTTCGGCGCATGAGGCGGGCAGCGCCTCGGCACGGGCAACGGTACGCTCCCCCGTAACGGTTACGCCGCAGCTTCCGGTGCTGGCTTCTCCGGGAGATGTGTTCGAGGCGGCCGTGGCCGTGGCCAATCATACCGGCAAGGATCTTGACGCCGTGCTTTCTCTGGAATGCGACGCGGCTCTTCGCATTATCGAAGGTCCGCCATCCTCCCTTATGCTGGCTCCCGGCTCGGAAGTGACGCTTCCCTTCCGCGTGGAAGCGCAGGACAGGCCCGGCGGCGCAGCGGTGCGCTTTACCGTGAAGAGCGGGGAGAGCGTTCTTGCCATGCGGGAGGTTTCGCTTTCCGTCCGTCCGGCTTCTCCCCTGCGGGAAAGCCTGAAGACGGGAACGGTCGCAGCCTCTGCGGAGCTTTCCACGGGCCGCAGCCTCTATCCCTATGAGGCGAAGGGGTCGGCTTCGGTATCGGCCCTGCCGCTGCCCGCGTTGCGTGGGCTTGTCCGCTATCTGGAAGCTTATCCCTACGGCTGCGTGGAGCAGCGCATCAGCCGTGCGTTCCCCTTCCTTCTGCTCATGGACCGGCCCGGGCTTGTTGCCGATGCTTCCCGTCCCGAGGAAGAGACGCGCAGGCTCGTGCGGGAAAGACTGGATGATGCCGTACAGGCGGTGCAGAGCGCTCTGCAGTGGCGCGGGGTGTCGCCCTGGCCCGGCGGGGAACCGGATGTGCTCGTCACGGCCTATGCCGCGGATTTTCTTCTGACCATGCACGAAAAGGGCGCGGCTTTGCCCGGAGGCCTGCTCTCCTCCGTTGTGGACGCGCTGGAAAAGGTACTGGACCGCGTGCCCGCCTCGCTGGAAGAGGGCCGGGCGCAGGCTTACGGACTCTGGGTGCTCACCCGAGAGGGGCACATCACCACGCAGGCGCTTACCCGGCTTGTGGATCAGCTGGAGGAGCGTTTCCCCGCATGGAAGGAGGATGTGACCTCTTCTCTGGTGGCGGCATGTTGCTCCGTCATGCGCATGAAGGACGACGCAGCGGCATTCATCGGCCTGTACCGCAGGCCGGGGGCCGGTTTCCGGGGCGGCACGCTGGATGCCCTGGCCGTGCAGGCGCTGCGTGTTTCCATGGTGGCGCGGTACTTCCCCGATCTTCTGGAGGATACGCGTTCCGCTCTGGCCGACGAGCTTGTGGACGCCACGGGCGGCGGCCGTTATGTAAGCCTTTCCGCCGCGCTTGCCGTGCGTGCCCTGCTCGATCTTGAAGAGGCTGTTCCCGTTCCCTCCGGCGTATCTCTGCGCTGCACCGCCATGCAGCCGGGCTTTGAGGAGGGCTCCTTCCTGCCGCAGGAGCTGTACGGAATGCTCACTCTTTCCGCACCGGGCTGCGCCTCCTATGCGCTTGCCGTGCCCGAAGGCGGTCAGCCCCTGTATTTCGAGGTTTCGGATCAGGGCTTCGACCGCAAGGTGCCGGAAGGCACGCTTTCCGAAGGTATGGAAGTGACGAGAACCTATCTTGACGCAGAGGGCAATCCCGTCACGAGCGTACATCAGGGCGACGTGATCACGGTGTCCGTCACGGCAAGGGTCTATGGCGGAGTGCTGAACGATGTGGCCATTGTGGATCTTCTGCCCGGCGGCTTTGAAATGGAACTTGCCGCCCCCGTTCATACGGGTGATGCGGCGGACGCCCGTGCCGACCGGAGGGAAGACAGAATGATATTCTTCGCCTCACTGGGCACGGAACCTTCCACCTTCACCTACGCCGTGCGTGCGGTGAACAGGGGCGTGTACGCCCTGCCCGCCGTGCAGGCGGAAGCCATGTACGACAGAAGCGTCCGCGCCCATGCTGCGGGCGGGACCATTGTTGTGGAATGA